The proteins below come from a single Camarhynchus parvulus chromosome 29, STF_HiC, whole genome shotgun sequence genomic window:
- the SMARCD1 gene encoding LOW QUALITY PROTEIN: SWI/SNF-related matrix-associated actin-dependent regulator of chromatin subfamily D member 1 (The sequence of the model RefSeq protein was modified relative to this genomic sequence to represent the inferred CDS: deleted 1 base in 1 codon), which produces MAARAGFQSGPASGGGAGAAPGAALGPGAPGGAVRMGPAPGQGLYRSPLPGAAYPRPGMLPGGRLAPQGPAMGPPGYGGSPAVRPALAQAGLDQARKRPAPQQLQQVQPQAVPNRNHNAKKKKMADKILPQRIRELVPESQAYMDLLAFERKLDQTIMRKRLDIQEALKRPIKQKRKLRIFISNTFNPAKSDAEDGEGTVASWELRVEGRLLEDSALSKYDATKQKRKFSSFFKSLVIELDKDLYGPDNHLVEWHRTATTQETDGFQVKRPGDVNVRCTVLLMLDYQPPQFKLDPRLARLLGIHTQTRPVIIQALWQYIKTHKLQDPHEREFVICDKYLQQIFESQRMKFSEIPQRLHALLMPPEPIIINHVISVDPNDQKKTACYDIDVEVDDTLKTQMNSFLLSTASQQEIAALDNKIHETIETINQLKTQREFMLSFARDPQGFINDWLQSQCRDLKTMTDVVGNPEEERRAEFYFQPWAQEAVCRYFYSKVQQRRQELEQALGIRNT; this is translated from the exons ATGGCGGCGCGGGCCGGGTTCCAGTCGGGGCCtgcgagcggcggcggcgccggggccgcgcccgGGGCCGCGCTGGGCCCGGGAGCGCCGGGCGGGGCGGTGCGCATGGGCCCGGCGCCGGGGCAG GGCCTGTACCGCTCGCCGCTGCCCGGAGCCGCCTACCCG CGCCCCGGGATGCTGCCGGGCGGCCGCCTGGCGCCGCAGGGCCCGGCCATGGGTCCTCCCGGGTACGGCGGGAGCCCAGCCGTGCGGCCCGCGCTGGCGCAGGCCGGGCTGGACCAGGCTCGCAAGCGGCCGGCGCcgcagcagcttcagcaggtGCAGCCGCAGGCGGTGCCCAACCGCAACCACAA tgccaagaagaagaagatggcAGATAAAATCCTCCCACAGCGG ATCCGTGAGCTCGTGCCCGAGTCCCAGGCCTACATGGACCTGCTGGCCTTCGAGAGGAAGCTGGACCAGACCATCATGAGGAAGCGCCTGGATATCCAGGAGGCTCTGAAACGCCCCATCAAG CAAAAGCGAAAGCTGCGTATTTTTATCTCCAACACCTTCAACCCCGCCAAGTCGGACGCGGAGGATGGCGAAGGAACCGTGGCCTCCTGGGAGCTTCGGGTGGAAGGACGGCTGTTGGAGGAT TCTGCTCTGTCCAAATATGATGCCAccaagcagaaaaggaaattttcgTCCTTCTTTAAATCTCTGGTCATTGAACTTGATAAAGACCTGTATGGCCCTGACAATCACCTAGTAGAG TGGCACAGGACTGCTACGACTCAGGAGACAGACGGCTTCCAGGTGAAGAGGCCGGGGGATGTGAACGTGCGCTGCACTGTCCTGCTGATGCTGGATTACCAG CCTCCCCAGTTCAAGCTGGATCCGCGCCTGGCTCGGCTGCTGGGCATCCACACGCAGACCCGGCCCGTGATCATCCAGGCCCTGTGGCAGTACATCAAGACCCACAAGCTGCAGGACCCCCACGAGCGGGAGTTTGTCATCTGTGACAAGTacctgcagcag ATTTTTGAGTCGCAGCGGATGAAGTTCTCGGAGATCCCACAAAGGCTTCATGCCTTGCTGATGCCCCCCGAGCCGATCATCATCAATCATGTGATCAG TGTTGACCCAAATGACCAGAAGAAAACAGCCTGCTATGACATTGACGTGGAGGTGGACGATACCCTGAAAACTCAGATGAATTCCTTTCTGCTCTCCACAGCCAGTCAACAGGAAATTGCTGCTCTGGATAACAAG ATCCATGAAACAATTGAGACCATCAACCAGCTGAAGACACAGCGCGAGTTCATGCTGAGCTTTGCCCGAGATCCTCAGGGCTTCATCAACGACTGGCTCCAGTCCCAGTGCCGGGATTTGAAG ACAATGACTGATGTCGTTGGGAATCCCGAGGAGGAGCGCAGAGCCGAGTTCTACTTCCAGCCGTGGGCGCAGGAAGCCGTGTGCCGATACTTCTACTCCAAG GTGCAGCAGAGACGGCAGGAACTGGAGCAGGCCCTGGGCATCCGGAACACAtag
- the GPD1 gene encoding glycerol-3-phosphate dehydrogenase [NAD(+)], cytoplasmic isoform X2, translating to MGGKKVCVVGSGNWGSAIAKIAGSNTARLGSFENQVNMWVLEEEVGGRRLTDIINTEHENVKYLPGHKLPPNVFIGKVCDQLKGHVKKDAIGMSLIKGVDEGPDGLRLISDIIHEKLGIEMNVLMGANIANEVAEEKFCETTIGCKNMKHGQMLKDLMQTPNFRVSVVQEADTVEICGALKNVVAVGAGFCDGLGYGDNTKAAVIRLGLMEMIGFAKLFCKAPVTSSTFLESCGVADLITTCYGGRNRKVAEAFAKTGKSIEQLEKEMLNGQKLQGPQTSAELHRILKSKNAVEKFPLFTAVYRICYEGKPVTDFITCLQNHPEHM from the exons ATGGGGGGCAAGAAGGTTTGCGTCGTGGGCTCTGGCAACTG GGGCTCGGCCATCGCCAAGATCGCCGGCAGCAACACAGCTCGGCTGGGCAGCTTCGAGAACCAGGTGAACATGtgggtgctggaggaggaggtgggcGGCCGGCGGCTCACGGACATCATCAACACGGAGCACGAGAATGTCAAGTACCTGCCGGGGCACAAGCTGCCCCCCAACGTG TTCATCGGCAAAGTCTGTGACCAGCTCAAGGGCCACGTGAAGAAAGATGCCATTGGGATGTCACTCATCAag ggcgtGGATGAAGGACCAGATGGGCTGAGGCTGATCTCAGACATCATCCATGAGAAACTGGGAATAGAAATGAACGTGCTCATGGGGGCCAATATTGCCAATGAAGTGGCAGAAGAGAAGTTCTGTGAAACCACCATTG GCTGCAAGAACATGAAGCACGGGCAGATGCTGAAGGACCTGATGCAGACCCCCAACTTCCGTGTGTCAGTGGTGCAGGAAGCTGACACTGTAGAGATCTGTGGGGCTCTCAag AATGTGGTGGCTGTAGGGGCCGGTTTCTGTGATGGGCTTGGCTACGGTGACAACACCAAGGCTGCCGTGATCCGCCTGGGCCTGATGGAGATGATCGGCTTTGCCAAACTCTTCTGTAAGGCCCCTGTCACCTCTTCCACCTTCCTGGAGAGCTGCGGCGTTGCCGACCTCATCACGACCTGCTATGGGGGCCGCAACCGCAAGGTGGCCGAGGCTTTTGCCAAGACTGGgaag TCCATcgagcagctggagaaggagatgCTGAATGGGCAGAAGCTGCAGGGTCCCCAGACATCTGCTGAGCTGCATCGAATCCTCAAGAGCAAGAATGCAGTGGAGAA GTTCCCCCTCTTCACTGCTGTGTATCGGATCTGCTACGAGGGAAAACCTGTCACTGATTTCATCACATGTCTGCAGAACCACCCTGAGCACATGTAa
- the GPD1 gene encoding glycerol-3-phosphate dehydrogenase [NAD(+)], cytoplasmic isoform X1, with amino-acid sequence MGGKKVCVVGSGNWGSAIAKIAGSNTARLGSFENQVNMWVLEEEVGGRRLTDIINTEHENVKYLPGHKLPPNVVAEPDLLKACAGADVLLFVVPHQFIGKVCDQLKGHVKKDAIGMSLIKGVDEGPDGLRLISDIIHEKLGIEMNVLMGANIANEVAEEKFCETTIGCKNMKHGQMLKDLMQTPNFRVSVVQEADTVEICGALKNVVAVGAGFCDGLGYGDNTKAAVIRLGLMEMIGFAKLFCKAPVTSSTFLESCGVADLITTCYGGRNRKVAEAFAKTGKSIEQLEKEMLNGQKLQGPQTSAELHRILKSKNAVEKFPLFTAVYRICYEGKPVTDFITCLQNHPEHM; translated from the exons ATGGGGGGCAAGAAGGTTTGCGTCGTGGGCTCTGGCAACTG GGGCTCGGCCATCGCCAAGATCGCCGGCAGCAACACAGCTCGGCTGGGCAGCTTCGAGAACCAGGTGAACATGtgggtgctggaggaggaggtgggcGGCCGGCGGCTCACGGACATCATCAACACGGAGCACGAGAATGTCAAGTACCTGCCGGGGCACAAGCTGCCCCCCAACGTG GTGGCAGAGCCAGACCTGCTCAAAGCCTGTGCAGGGGCTGATGTCCTGCTGTTCGTGGTGCCCCACCAGTTCATCGGCAAAGTCTGTGACCAGCTCAAGGGCCACGTGAAGAAAGATGCCATTGGGATGTCACTCATCAag ggcgtGGATGAAGGACCAGATGGGCTGAGGCTGATCTCAGACATCATCCATGAGAAACTGGGAATAGAAATGAACGTGCTCATGGGGGCCAATATTGCCAATGAAGTGGCAGAAGAGAAGTTCTGTGAAACCACCATTG GCTGCAAGAACATGAAGCACGGGCAGATGCTGAAGGACCTGATGCAGACCCCCAACTTCCGTGTGTCAGTGGTGCAGGAAGCTGACACTGTAGAGATCTGTGGGGCTCTCAag AATGTGGTGGCTGTAGGGGCCGGTTTCTGTGATGGGCTTGGCTACGGTGACAACACCAAGGCTGCCGTGATCCGCCTGGGCCTGATGGAGATGATCGGCTTTGCCAAACTCTTCTGTAAGGCCCCTGTCACCTCTTCCACCTTCCTGGAGAGCTGCGGCGTTGCCGACCTCATCACGACCTGCTATGGGGGCCGCAACCGCAAGGTGGCCGAGGCTTTTGCCAAGACTGGgaag TCCATcgagcagctggagaaggagatgCTGAATGGGCAGAAGCTGCAGGGTCCCCAGACATCTGCTGAGCTGCATCGAATCCTCAAGAGCAAGAATGCAGTGGAGAA GTTCCCCCTCTTCACTGCTGTGTATCGGATCTGCTACGAGGGAAAACCTGTCACTGATTTCATCACATGTCTGCAGAACCACCCTGAGCACATGTAa
- the LOC115914605 gene encoding cytochrome c oxidase assembly protein COX14 homolog, with amino-acid sequence MVSRKQLADFGYKAFPGSMMLLTVYAGYLCSVRVQRMLQHRRQRENTPGPES; translated from the coding sequence ATGGTGTCCAGAAAGCAGCTGGCAGACTTTGGCTACAAGGCTTTCCCGGGCTCCATGATGCTGCTGACGGTGTACGCCGGCTACCTGTGCAGTGTCCGTGTGCAGAGGATGCTCCAGCACCGCCGCCAGCGGGAGAACACGCCTGGGCCTGAGAgctga